In a single window of the Candidatus Binatia bacterium genome:
- a CDS encoding response regulator, producing the protein MNGMKTVLIVEDDKDHLKALQIRLGAAGFETIWASDGLQAVAAARRERPDAIILDLGLPGGDGYQVLQRLKMLAPTAHIPIIVLSARDPAVHRARSLEAGAVAFFQKPADSDALLRTLHESCAPKTA; encoded by the coding sequence ATGAACGGCATGAAGACGGTGCTCATCGTGGAAGACGACAAGGACCATCTGAAGGCGCTCCAGATCCGGCTGGGCGCGGCCGGTTTCGAGACCATCTGGGCGAGCGACGGGCTCCAGGCGGTCGCGGCCGCGCGGCGCGAGCGGCCGGACGCGATCATCCTCGACCTCGGCCTGCCCGGCGGGGACGGATACCAGGTGCTCCAGCGCCTCAAGATGCTCGCTCCCACGGCGCACATCCCGATCATCGTGCTGAGCGCCCGCGATCCGGCGGTCCACCGCGCGCGGTCGCTCGAAGCGGGCGCGGTGGCCTTCTTCCAGAAGCCGGCGGACAGCGACGCTCTGCTCCGGACCCTCCACGAGAGCTGCGCCCCGAAGACGGCCTAG